The window gcaacaaaattcaacataatcaaggtttaaaggaactaaaatatctctgtcagattttatgataattggttcataattgaccataagtctcatataagatcccgtacagaaaattactttaacgctcataactgtctccATAATACCATAGTATTATAACATAGTTCCACtttagaaaatgaatttgttattttaatgtccaaatataaacataaaacaaataaaaataattttgtttacttttttcttaatttggttattttttattcgaattttggttagaaaagaaattttgttgtggcaacactgattgttttatttttcgtcgggttgttttctttgtgtgcgtctaaaatcagcttttgttttttaattgtttggagagggatttatataaaatacggctaaaaaatcattgaaatcgttttgtgcgaaagagagggaaatagTTTTTTGCTTGTGACggctctgtataccctgtggtTATAGTGAAGTTTTTATctgtttagttaaaaaataccttttaggCGACGTAAGTTATACATAAAGAAACATGTTCGATCCTGGAAAGTATGGCCTTAGGCCAGATTTTCAGCTAACTAAGTTTTCTACGTTACGAGGGTGAGGTTGTAAAATCCCCCAAGATACTTTGCTAAAGTATCTTCAGGGAACAGAAATACTACAACTGACCAACTTACAAGAAAAAGTAAATGATGACTATGATTATATTGGtgagtaaaataataatattaaattttattagttataTAATAACACATGAAGTTTATCGTAATTATTAGGTTCAGGAATGGATTGCGCAGTTGTGCCccttaaaaagtataaaaatatttcacttatACAAACGGTCGACTTCTTTTACCCATTGGTAGATGATCCTCATGCAATGGGGAAAATCGCATTCGCCAATGTTGTAAGTGACGTTTACGCCGTTGGCGTAACTGATCTTGACAAACTTAACCTTATTATAACAGCTCCCGAAGAATTAAAAGAAGaggaaagaaatataataatgcCAATGATAGCTACCGGCTTTCAAGAATCAGCAAAATTAGCTGGATGCAAGGTTCATGTACAAAATATCCATGTAAATCCATGGTGTATAATTGGTGGTATTGCAACGGCTGTAGTAAAAAAAGATGAGGTCATCATGtaagtataaacattttattatcagaatagttttataaaatgtaatcatgttttatatgtaattaGGGTGTTTTTTGTAACGTAATGTCTTTCATTGTATCTCGAAGGGAGttcgaattttaattttacattatccTTTTATTACATTAAGGGGTAAAGTATTCATCATAGGTCAACCCCTTTCTGTTCTTAAGCTATGCTTAAGTTTCGACACTAtttgcaataacaaaaattatgcagattcaaatatttgatagaccTCAATAAACTTATATTCTTTTTTGGGTCTGAacgttgtaaaatatttacatattttttaatttaaacacgaACATATCAATTTTAGAggatttatagaacttttaatcaGAGAAACATTTTAGCGAAGAAAGAAACATACCATGATGTAATAAGGTAATAATAAGGTAAGGTGAGAGAGTTtcggcaacaaacacaataacaaagaatataaagaaattggggcttgtcagttggtacctaaaggagttgtcatttggtacctaactctaagaatttATTGGCACAATTTCTATATAAGCATTGTGGCTCCAACCACTTTCACCACTGATTCAAACCTACATAGTTTCATAAAAAcgtacttaaaatttttaggaaaaatataaaatatttaaatgtatattttcgcagatttttttatctttttgttgcACATTTGAtctgtaaacatttaataaatacattttttattttgcttattctcatatttgcaaaacattatgattattttatatttatttcccattttcaataccaaaatttacaactttgcttttttattgttattataatttctcaaaatgaattgtcaaaaaattaaaaaatatatacagtgaatcaactaagtaatttgcgtatgtaaaattttataaattttaagaaaaaactttatctgaacagttatttatagaaatttgtttgtggtattttttaaagaatattttatatattaattttctaccataaaaagtaaaatcgtgatattaattaaagagatttttgataaaatgccGTTCCACTCTAGGAGACTTTTTTGGgaatcttttgattttgcgtgagagaaaaataaagaatatcattcatctctctcgcggtacggagtttcccgttctcggaaacttgttttgttttattattcttttcattcgtacaacaaataaacaataaacacatagtttctgaaacaaaagtttatatGTGTTggcattaaggaaacttcaaaagagaattaagaaaaagtttctc of the Lucilia cuprina isolate Lc7/37 chromosome 2, ASM2204524v1, whole genome shotgun sequence genome contains:
- the LOC111684226 gene encoding selenide, water dikinase 2 isoform X2; its protein translation is MFDPGKYGLRPDFQLTKFSTLRGUGCKIPQDTLLKYLQGTEILQLTNLQEKVNDDYDYIGSGMDCAVVPLKKYKNISLIQTVDFFYPLVDDPHAMGKIAFANVVSDVYAVGVTDLDKLNLIITAPEELKEEERNIIMPMIATGFQESAKLAGCKVHVQNIHVNPWCIIGGIATAVVKKDEVIMPHNAKDGDHLILTKPLGTQLATNAYLWLKERNDKYLMLAEQFTDDDIKETYQTAVNTMAYLNKTAAQLMHKYKANAATDVTGFGLLGHAQNLAEFQKDVKLRAGKSVETSGGLLISIPSEYSNQFCQEFNNITNGEQLAWIVGYVKKSDKREAILCEETDIFEIDFSNS